The Bartonella bovis 91-4 sequence AACTATTATATATTACGTAAACATATTGCTTCGTAGTGTACAATTTCATAATCTCACAGTTAGAATAGCGCTATTTTTGTGTGTTTTTAATACTCCATTATATTTTCCAACAGGCAATTAGTATATAATTAGGTACCTAAAAGAACCAAACGCGCAATTAAAATATAACCATCAATCTTGCTGTTATAGTTGAAGGTTTTTGCCAAAATTGCCCTTAATTATGATCTAGTTATTTTTACTATCCTTCCAGATATTTTATTTAAGCCACCTGCTTTATTGACTTACGAAAACGAAATGATTTAGCGCGTTTTGCTGTTGTGTTTGCTTTTTTATATCTTTTACTTTTAGATGAAGAATTCATGTTATGTGATTGTTTAATTTTATCTATATGATCAAAATTCTTCTTCTGATATTGAGTTTTTTTTAAACAATGTTTCTTACCATTTTCTGGTATAAACGATATTTCTGGAAATGCTGCAAACTGTGGTGGAATATCTTCATGCGTTAATTTCATTCGAATCACACGCTCTACAGCACGTAAACGTGCTCGTTCTACCTTTTCATCAAAAAGTATAACAGCGTTGCCAGATGTACCATTTCGTCCTGTACGGCCAATACGATGTACATAATTGTCAGCTTCATCTGGTAAATCATAATTAATAACGTGGCTGACTCCAGGTACATCAATACCACGTGCAGCAATATCAGTTGCAACAAGAATCCTCACCGACCCTTCACGAAAAGCTTTTAACGCACGCTGTCGTGCAGCATGTGATTTATTCCCATGAATTGTTGCAACAGAATATCCCGTTCTCGTCAAATTACGTGCAACAGCATCAGCACCATGTTTAGTTCGTGTAAAAACAATAACCAAAGCTAAAGCCGGATTTGTTAAAAGCTTATTCAAAACACTCTTTTTTTCATTTGTAGGAACACAATATAATTTTTGAGTAATTTCTGTAGCAACAGTCCCTTGAGGAACAACTTCTATTTTCATTGGTTCATTCAGCAAACTCTTTGCAAGCGTAACTATTTCTTTCGGCATTGTCGCCGAAAAAAGTGCTGTTTGACGCTTCTCATGTAAAAGTTTTGCAATACGTCGCACATCATGAATAAAGCCCATATCTAACATACGGTCAGCTTCATCCAACACAAAAAAACAGGTTTGAGAAAGATCAATACATTTTTCACAAACAAGGTCCATTAAACGTCCTGGTGTCGCAATTAAAATATCCACACCTGTTTTCATACGTTTGATTTGTGCAAACCGAGACATTCCTCCTAAAATCAAACATGTTGAAAGGTGAGATCCTTTTGCAATCATACGAATTGATTCTTCAACCTGAACTGCAAGTTCACGAGTTGGAACCAAGATCAAAGCGCGTGCAGTCTTAGGATATCTTTTATCACCTAAAGCCAAAACTTGGCTCAAAATAGGTAAACCAAATGCCAGTGTTTTTCCAGAACCAGTTTGTGCAATACCTAAAATATCGCGCTTCTTTAGCATTATTGGAATAGCTTGTTTTTGAATAGGTTTAGGTTTGTTTATACCAGCAATAGATAGATTTTGAGTTAAAAACGCAGGTATACCCAATTTTACAAAAGTATTTTCTTTTATATTCACAATAAAATCTCTCTTCAGCTCAAAAACCATAAACAGCTTACAAGCTACAATTACATCACTTTAAATCCCGCACAATCGAGATCTGACATTGAACATTTAAAATACCGCTTAAATAGAAATAAGCAATTTGAGCAGTTCATAAGTACCTTAAAATTTAAAGAGAAAATATAAAATTACTTTGTAAAACGCCATATTCAAGCTTAAATGCCTCAGTTTACACTATTGTTGGGTTAAAATAAAAAAGCAAGCACTTTCTGAAGGTATTTACTATAAATACTACCTTCATTGTTTATTTTTTTATTACCGTTTCCTTTGGAAGATTGATTCCATTAAAATCAGGATAAATTTCAAGAAAAACTGGATTTTGTATTGTTTTCTGCCCCCCATAAACTAAACACCATCTGTTATTGTCAAAAATCGCCAACGTCTTATAGTGAATAATGTTATCTTCTGTTTTCAGCGTAGTTGGAATTAAAGCGTAAAAAGTACCATTATTTGTTTGCCGATAATCTATTTTTATTTCATCTAAATAATAAGCATCAGAAGACAAATTTTCAAACTGAACATGGAGCTGTTTTAAAAAATTGTTGCGTAAATCATCTTCTGTTGTATTTAATCGACGTGCCATTTCTCTATAAAGCCGGTCAGGCATATGAGCAGAGACAATTGCAAAATTTCTGTCTTTTATAGCATTATTGATATCAACAATTAGGTTTAAAAGCTCTGTCTTTTGTATTGTTATTTGTTTGGCTGCTAAACTTTGTCCACCAGTACTTAACAACAACAACACTCCCAGCGTAAAATAACGAAAAAATCTCATTTTTATAACTTTCATTCCAGTAAAACGCTTAAACTCTTAGATTACAAAATCAAATAATACTTGATCATCAGTAATATCACGATAAGACCAACCTAACGCTTGAAAATTTTTCTCTAAGATATAAAAATTATCATACTTTTTTGTTTCAATTGCAATCAAAACAGAGCCAAAATTTCTAGCTGATTTTTTGAGATATTCAAACCGCACAATGTCATCATCTGGTGTTAATTGCGCAAGGAAACTACGCAAGGCACCAGGATATTGTGGAAAGCTAATAATAAAATATTTTTTTAATCCCTGAAAACGTAAAGAACGCTCTTTAATGTCTGGCAAACGTTCAAAATCAAAATTACCGCCCGAAATAACTAAAAGAATTTTTTTGCCTCTCAATTCCTGAGGAGAAATACTTTTAAGAGCATCAATAGATAAAGCGCCAGCCGGCTCAAGAACCACACCTTCAACATTGAGCATTTCAACCATTGTAGAACAAACTCTGTTCTCAGGAACTGTAATGACACAATCGGGTGAAAATTGCTGCAACATAGCATAATTTAATGCGCCAATTTCAGCCACAGCAGCACCATCTACAAATGTATTAATATTTTCAAGCTTGACACGTTTTTTGTTCTTTAAACATGCAAGTAAACTCGCCGCCCCTTCCGGTTCAACAAAACGGAGCTTTGTTTTCCAATTATATTCATGTAAAAAATTGCTCACACCACTAGCCAAACCACCACCACCCACGGGTACTATAATCAAATCTGGCTCACTCTCTCCATTAAGTTTTTTCCATTGTAAAGCAGCCTCACATAAAACTGTTGCTTGCCCTGTAATAATGCGAATATCGTCAAAAGGTGGTGCCATCACACCTCCCCCCTCAGCTACAAAAGATTGTGCAGCCTCATAACATTGGTCAAATGTATCACCAACCAAACGGATTTCAATAAATTCCTTACCGAAAATGCGCGTCTTGTCAATTTTTTGCTGTGGTGTTGTCACAGGCATAAAAATAATGCCTTTACGTTTAAAATAGCGACAAACAAAAGAAACCCCTTGTGCGTGATTACCTGCTGACGCACAAACAAATGCCGCATCCTGAGATACCTTATCAAGCATTTCTGAAACAAAATTGAAAGCACCACGAATTTTATACGACCGTACAGGTGTTAAATCCTCACGCTTCAAATAAATTTCTGCATCATATTTTTTACTAAGAAAGTCATTGCGTTGAAGTGGTGTTTCCGTAAAAACGCTACGTAAAGCTACCATAGCTTTGGTCACATCTTGAACAAATTCACTCATAGCACCACTTATTTTCCTGCTTTATTGATAATGTATAGATTTCTTCTAACTGTAAAAACAATTATTGTCAGTCAAAAATTTAATAAAAAAATGCAAGAAGTCTCTTTTGTTATTAATTCTTGATTAAATAAAAGATATAGCTTATGAAAAGCCGTTATCGCGGACGTGATGAAATAGGTAAACATAGCAGACTTAAAATCTGCCGGTCGAAGACCTTGCGGGTTCAAGTCCCGCCGTCCGCACCATTGTATATCTTTAACATATTGAAATATATAGATTTTTACTTAATTAGATAATTTTCAGTCCACCTTTTAGTCCACCCTTTAGAGTTTATATAATTTTATCTAAATTTGTGTTATTTTTAGCTTATTTCCTTTGGGGTGAATGCCAAAACCTCTTTTTTTCTCCATCTAACTGACTTACCAAGCTTATATGGTTGGGGAAATACTCCTCGTATCACCCAATTGCGAATCGTTGTTGTTGACACATTAAAAAGCTGTGCACATTCACGTGTCGTGACATATTTATCGCCATCATCAAATATCATCTTATTACCTTTCTTTTTTGGATTACATAAATGGTTGGGGGCGCTAAAGAGAATGCAATGAAAGAGCGCCCCCTATGG is a genomic window containing:
- a CDS encoding DEAD/DEAH box helicase — protein: MVFELKRDFIVNIKENTFVKLGIPAFLTQNLSIAGINKPKPIQKQAIPIMLKKRDILGIAQTGSGKTLAFGLPILSQVLALGDKRYPKTARALILVPTRELAVQVEESIRMIAKGSHLSTCLILGGMSRFAQIKRMKTGVDILIATPGRLMDLVCEKCIDLSQTCFFVLDEADRMLDMGFIHDVRRIAKLLHEKRQTALFSATMPKEIVTLAKSLLNEPMKIEVVPQGTVATEITQKLYCVPTNEKKSVLNKLLTNPALALVIVFTRTKHGADAVARNLTRTGYSVATIHGNKSHAARQRALKAFREGSVRILVATDIAARGIDVPGVSHVINYDLPDEADNYVHRIGRTGRNGTSGNAVILFDEKVERARLRAVERVIRMKLTHEDIPPQFAAFPEISFIPENGKKHCLKKTQYQKKNFDHIDKIKQSHNMNSSSKSKRYKKANTTAKRAKSFRFRKSIKQVA
- the ilvA gene encoding threonine ammonia-lyase IlvA — its product is MSEFVQDVTKAMVALRSVFTETPLQRNDFLSKKYDAEIYLKREDLTPVRSYKIRGAFNFVSEMLDKVSQDAAFVCASAGNHAQGVSFVCRYFKRKGIIFMPVTTPQQKIDKTRIFGKEFIEIRLVGDTFDQCYEAAQSFVAEGGGVMAPPFDDIRIITGQATVLCEAALQWKKLNGESEPDLIIVPVGGGGLASGVSNFLHEYNWKTKLRFVEPEGAASLLACLKNKKRVKLENINTFVDGAAVAEIGALNYAMLQQFSPDCVITVPENRVCSTMVEMLNVEGVVLEPAGALSIDALKSISPQELRGKKILLVISGGNFDFERLPDIKERSLRFQGLKKYFIISFPQYPGALRSFLAQLTPDDDIVRFEYLKKSARNFGSVLIAIETKKYDNFYILEKNFQALGWSYRDITDDQVLFDFVI
- a CDS encoding helix-turn-helix transcriptional regulator yields the protein MIFDDGDKYVTTRECAQLFNVSTTTIRNWVIRGVFPQPYKLGKSVRWRKKEVLAFTPKEIS